A part of Chlamydia ibidis 10-1398/6 genomic DNA contains:
- a CDS encoding lipoyl protein ligase domain-containing protein yields the protein MKVRVVDSGKGDSATHMARDKQLLESIGEGEIILHLYEWSGEYPMTYGYFMRPEKFLVDNREKLGMDAAIRPTGGGFVFHHGDYAFSLLMSSSHPRYSSAILENYHTVNSMILNVLNKIFSIQAVLAESESCSSHNTQSSNFCMAKLSKYDVAVGGRKIGGAAQRTVKQGFLHQGSIFLSGSSADFYTRFLLPHAIPLIVPEIDKRSYFPLGINVASSVLQEAREDIKHNLIREFASEGI from the coding sequence ATGAAAGTACGTGTAGTAGATTCTGGAAAAGGGGACTCAGCAACCCATATGGCTAGGGATAAGCAGTTGTTGGAGTCCATAGGAGAGGGGGAGATTATTCTTCATCTCTATGAGTGGAGTGGTGAATACCCAATGACATATGGCTACTTTATGAGACCAGAAAAATTTTTAGTTGATAATAGGGAAAAGTTAGGAATGGATGCTGCTATTCGTCCTACTGGAGGGGGATTTGTCTTTCATCATGGAGACTATGCATTTTCTCTGCTGATGTCTTCGTCTCACCCACGTTACAGCAGTGCCATTCTGGAGAATTATCATACCGTTAATAGTATGATTCTAAACGTTTTAAATAAAATTTTTTCTATACAGGCTGTGCTAGCGGAAAGTGAGAGCTGTTCTTCTCACAATACTCAATCTTCAAATTTTTGCATGGCCAAGTTATCGAAATACGATGTTGCCGTTGGGGGACGTAAAATCGGTGGTGCTGCTCAACGTACAGTTAAACAAGGTTTTTTACATCAAGGATCAATATTCTTATCTGGAAGTTCCGCAGATTTTTACACGCGTTTTCTTTTACCTCATGCCATACCGCTCATCGTTCCCGAAATAGATAAGCGGTCTTATTTTCCTTTGGGTATTAATGTAGCCTCCTCTGTTTTACAGGAAGCCCGGGAGGATATTAAACATAATTTAATAAGAGAATTTGCTTCTGAGGGAATATGA